A DNA window from Flavisolibacter ginsenosidimutans contains the following coding sequences:
- a CDS encoding GIY-YIG nuclease family protein, translating into MEPNQGIVYILTNPAIPNMIKIGMTTHEDVKLRMAQIYTTGVPLPFECVYAAKVLNYEKVEKALYCLWA; encoded by the coding sequence ATGGAGCCAAACCAAGGCATTGTGTACATCCTCACCAATCCAGCCATTCCCAATATGATCAAAATTGGGATGACGACGCATGAAGATGTAAAGCTTCGTATGGCACAGATATATACTACTGGTGTGCCACTGCCCTTTGAATGTGTGTATGCTGCTAAAGTACTCAACTATGAAAAGGTTGAGAAGGCATTATATTGCCTTTGGGCCTGA
- the istA gene encoding IS21 family transposase codes for MDFAGDKLSVVDPVSGEIKAVEVFVAILGASQLTYVEAVASQGKEDFIAACENAIHFCGGVPQAIVPDNLKSAVTKSSKYEPTLNETFLDFAQHYSTTILPARSYRPRDKALVENAVKIVYSRIYAKVRARVYHSLEQLNAAIKVALEEHNNAHLKGRNYSRRQQFEEVERAALMPLPPLRYELKKCLYATVAKNGHVALSADKHYYSVPYRFIGKKVKLLFSRHSVEIYYNYERIALHTRARLAYHYTTDKEHLASAHRFVAEWTPQKFISWAEAIHEDVKLYILKVLQRKQHPEQAYKSCVGILVLQRRSKKNG; via the coding sequence GTGGACTTTGCCGGCGACAAGCTCAGTGTTGTTGATCCGGTGAGCGGTGAGATAAAAGCCGTGGAAGTGTTTGTTGCTATTCTGGGTGCAAGTCAACTAACGTATGTGGAAGCGGTGGCCTCGCAAGGCAAAGAAGATTTTATCGCAGCGTGTGAGAACGCCATTCACTTTTGCGGCGGTGTGCCTCAAGCTATTGTACCGGATAATTTAAAATCAGCCGTCACAAAGAGCAGCAAGTATGAACCCACACTGAACGAGACCTTCCTTGACTTTGCCCAGCACTACAGCACAACCATTCTTCCGGCAAGGTCCTATCGTCCCAGAGACAAAGCCCTGGTGGAAAACGCCGTTAAAATCGTGTACTCACGCATCTATGCAAAGGTTCGGGCCCGTGTTTATCACAGCCTCGAACAGCTCAATGCCGCCATCAAAGTAGCGCTGGAAGAACACAACAATGCCCATCTAAAAGGCCGCAACTACAGCCGTCGGCAGCAGTTTGAAGAAGTGGAAAGGGCAGCCCTGATGCCATTGCCGCCACTTCGCTATGAACTGAAAAAATGCTTGTATGCCACGGTGGCCAAAAACGGTCATGTGGCCCTGAGTGCAGACAAACATTACTACAGTGTACCCTACCGCTTTATTGGCAAAAAAGTGAAGCTGCTCTTCTCCCGTCACTCCGTGGAGATCTACTACAACTACGAACGCATTGCCCTGCACACAAGGGCACGGCTTGCCTATCACTACACCACAGACAAAGAGCACCTGGCCTCCGCCCACCGCTTTGTCGCCGAATGGACACCCCAGAAGTTCATCTCGTGGGCAGAAGCCATCCACGAGGATGTGAAGCTGTATATTTTAAAAGTGCTTCAGCGCAAGCAACATCCCGAACAAGCCTACAAGTCCTGTGTGGGCATTTTAGTTTTGCAAAGAAGATCGAAAAAGAACGGTTGA
- a CDS encoding metallophosphoesterase family protein, translating to MKFVAIADTHGKHRLLKTLPEADVLIHAGDISLIDDTHLAEDSGHQVEFH from the coding sequence ATGAAGTTTGTTGCCATTGCTGATACTCATGGAAAACATAGATTGTTGAAGACATTGCCGGAGGCTGATGTACTTATTCATGCCGGAGACATTAGCCTTATTGACGATACGCATCTTGCAGAAGATTCAGGCCATCAGGTGGAATTTCATTAA